A DNA window from Thermoplasmata archaeon contains the following coding sequences:
- a CDS encoding HAD family hydrolase gives MRPVRAVLFDIDGTLLDTRDAWVAAFDGGLAAIRKTGLPGAVAAQWIGTPIETIYAERCALAGEELAGAVRAFQRIEAASVRQGMRPYPRIAEMLASLTLWRLGIVTNKRTDTAVEALRVTGLFASFGVVLGGDSVARKKPAPDSVLRAAARLGVTSEECVVVGDTEADVRAGKAAGARTVGVTWGYGTRASLEAAGVDHLIETPDSLPPLLRALTPSTAA, from the coding sequence GTGCGCCCGGTGCGCGCCGTTCTGTTCGACATCGACGGGACGCTCCTCGACACGCGGGACGCGTGGGTGGCGGCGTTCGACGGCGGCCTCGCCGCGATCCGGAAGACCGGCCTCCCCGGTGCGGTGGCGGCCCAATGGATCGGTACCCCGATCGAGACGATCTACGCGGAGCGGTGCGCCTTGGCCGGCGAGGAGCTCGCGGGCGCGGTCCGAGCGTTCCAGCGGATCGAGGCCGCGTCGGTGCGGCAGGGCATGCGGCCGTACCCACGGATCGCGGAGATGCTGGCGTCCTTGACATTGTGGCGTCTTGGCATCGTCACGAACAAGCGCACCGACACGGCGGTCGAAGCGTTGCGCGTCACGGGCTTGTTCGCGTCCTTCGGCGTCGTCCTCGGCGGAGATTCCGTCGCCCGGAAGAAGCCCGCGCCGGATTCTGTCCTCCGGGCCGCCGCGAGGCTCGGGGTGACGTCGGAGGAGTGCGTCGTCGTCGGCGACACGGAGGCCGACGTGCGCGCGGGGAAGGCGGCCGGCGCCCGGACGGTCGGCGTGACCTGGGGTTACGGGACGCGGGCGAGCCTCGAGGCCGCGGGCGTGGACCACCTCATCGAGACGCCGGACTCGCTCCCGCCGCTCTTGCGGGCCCTCACGCCCAGTACGGCTGCTTGA
- a CDS encoding tetratricopeptide repeat protein → MALPLAFALAALSPTQDVARGEAEFLRGNAHADAREFAVALECYDRAVALGYEDQVLWNNRGVALDGLGRHGDAIHAYTRALRVDPAYEIAAYNLGNAHAQLGGFEEALSAYDRALAIKADYPDAMYDKALVLARLGRTKEALLAYDALVRTDTANAVAWARKGQLLAELNKLDDAIEAYKAATSLNPDDGAAWTGLGDSLYALERYEEAVEAYDRAIAVDPTNEAAWNNKGFTFFMLGIHEEALSCYDRALAINPAYKQAWYNKGYTFHGINRLEEAVAAYEKALALDAGDEVLWNNLGNALYNLGRYEASVPYFEKALDVNPKYEIAWNNIGNALNKMGRHAESLTYHDKSLEIKPDFDYALYAKGHALDSLGRHEEGLELIGQSLELNPNYDHAWMAKAEALHHLGRLEEARDALNNALILSGEYDEAWVFRGAILEEMGNALEAERCYDEALRCFRGSLDLEPDNAELWYGEGRLLEDLERTEEAIEAYSAAAARGAGVDALARLAGLLLSTGRAADALVPADEARAKHPQDPRGWLAAGRATRALGRTSDAVDLLRRAVELGGGPDASIERARALQSLGRLDEALAALAAVGGSEAEPHLLRADLHAALGRTEEALADCDTVIRTATDGRDVAYRRKGRQLLELGRPKEAIAAYDAALGLNPADADAWCDAAIAWRAQGQGVRASRMLDHALRLDPSHTRAIRLQSEAVAMD, encoded by the coding sequence ATGGCCCTCCCCCTGGCCTTCGCGCTGGCCGCCCTCTCCCCGACACAAGACGTGGCCCGGGGCGAGGCGGAGTTCCTCCGAGGCAACGCACACGCGGACGCGCGCGAATTCGCGGTCGCCCTCGAGTGCTACGATCGCGCGGTCGCCCTCGGGTACGAAGACCAAGTCCTGTGGAACAACCGAGGCGTCGCGCTCGACGGCCTTGGCCGGCACGGGGACGCGATCCATGCGTACACGCGTGCGTTGCGCGTCGACCCGGCGTACGAGATCGCGGCGTACAACCTCGGGAACGCACATGCCCAGCTCGGCGGGTTCGAGGAGGCGCTCTCGGCATACGACCGCGCGCTCGCCATCAAGGCGGACTATCCGGACGCGATGTACGACAAGGCGCTCGTGCTCGCCCGCCTCGGCCGGACGAAAGAAGCGCTGCTCGCCTACGACGCGCTCGTGCGCACCGACACCGCGAACGCGGTCGCATGGGCGCGGAAGGGGCAGCTCCTCGCGGAGCTCAACAAGCTCGACGACGCGATCGAGGCGTACAAGGCCGCGACCTCCCTGAATCCGGACGACGGCGCGGCATGGACGGGGCTCGGGGACTCCCTGTACGCACTCGAGCGGTACGAGGAGGCCGTCGAGGCGTACGATCGTGCGATCGCCGTCGATCCGACGAACGAAGCGGCGTGGAACAACAAGGGCTTCACGTTCTTCATGCTCGGGATCCACGAGGAGGCGCTCTCATGCTACGACCGCGCGCTCGCCATCAACCCGGCGTACAAGCAGGCGTGGTACAACAAGGGCTACACGTTCCACGGGATCAACCGCCTCGAGGAGGCCGTCGCGGCGTACGAGAAGGCGCTCGCCCTCGACGCGGGGGACGAGGTCCTGTGGAACAACTTGGGGAACGCGCTGTACAACCTCGGGCGGTACGAGGCATCGGTCCCGTACTTCGAGAAGGCGCTCGACGTGAACCCGAAGTACGAGATCGCGTGGAACAACATCGGGAACGCGCTGAACAAGATGGGCCGCCATGCGGAATCGCTGACGTACCACGACAAGAGCCTCGAGATCAAGCCGGACTTCGACTACGCGCTCTACGCGAAAGGCCACGCGCTGGACTCGCTCGGTCGCCACGAGGAGGGGCTCGAGCTGATCGGCCAGAGCCTCGAGCTGAACCCGAACTACGACCACGCGTGGATGGCGAAGGCGGAGGCGCTCCACCATCTCGGCCGCCTCGAGGAGGCACGGGACGCGCTGAACAACGCCCTCATCTTGAGCGGCGAGTACGACGAGGCGTGGGTCTTCCGAGGGGCGATCCTCGAAGAGATGGGGAACGCGCTCGAGGCGGAACGGTGCTACGACGAGGCGCTTCGGTGCTTCCGAGGGTCCCTCGACCTCGAGCCGGATAACGCCGAGCTGTGGTACGGCGAAGGCCGGCTGCTCGAAGACCTCGAGCGGACCGAGGAGGCGATCGAGGCGTATTCCGCGGCCGCGGCGCGAGGCGCCGGCGTCGACGCCCTCGCGCGGTTGGCGGGCCTCCTCCTTTCGACGGGGCGGGCGGCGGACGCGCTCGTGCCGGCGGACGAGGCGCGCGCGAAGCATCCGCAGGATCCGCGCGGGTGGTTGGCGGCAGGCCGCGCGACCCGCGCCCTTGGCCGCACGTCGGACGCGGTCGACCTCTTGCGGCGCGCCGTCGAACTGGGCGGGGGACCGGACGCCTCCATCGAGCGGGCTCGCGCCTTGCAGTCGCTCGGCCGTCTCGATGAGGCCCTGGCGGCGCTGGCGGCGGTCGGAGGGTCCGAGGCGGAGCCGCACCTGCTCCGGGCGGACCTGCACGCGGCGCTCGGCCGGACGGAGGAAGCGCTCGCCGATTGCGACACTGTGATCCGCACCGCGACGGACGGCCGCGACGTCGCGTATCGCCGGAAGGGGCGCCAGCTCTTGGAGCTCGGTCGACCAAAGGAGGCGATCGCGGCGTACGACGCCGCGTTGGGCCTCAATCCGGCGGACGCCGACGCTTGGTGCGACGCGGCGATCGCGTGGCGCGCGCAAGGGCAGGGGGTCCGCGCGTCGAGGATGCTCGACCACGCCTTGCGGCTCGATCCCTCCCACACCCGAGCGATCCGCCTTCAATCCGAAGCCGTCGCGATGGACTGA
- a CDS encoding RNA-binding protein, whose translation MVALKIRRRSRLRRKEATDWTARLASEFGMAVPADDAPIDEAEAGPHRLLLRDNEAFALLLDKGIVPTVRGLLAFPGTKRAVTVDMGAVRFIYNGADVMAPGIVDADPSIREGDIVWVQDEKNRRPLAVGRARMDGPTMAREEKGKAIETIHHVGDEIWRLGEEEA comes from the coding sequence ATGGTCGCGCTGAAGATTCGGCGGCGTTCTCGGCTCCGCCGAAAGGAGGCGACCGACTGGACCGCGCGGCTCGCCTCGGAGTTCGGGATGGCGGTGCCCGCGGACGACGCTCCGATCGACGAGGCGGAAGCGGGCCCGCACCGGCTCCTGCTGCGGGACAACGAGGCGTTTGCACTTCTGCTCGACAAGGGCATCGTGCCGACGGTCCGGGGCCTTCTCGCGTTCCCCGGCACGAAACGCGCCGTGACGGTCGACATGGGCGCCGTCCGGTTCATCTACAACGGCGCCGACGTGATGGCGCCCGGGATCGTCGACGCGGATCCGTCGATCCGGGAGGGCGACATTGTCTGGGTGCAGGACGAGAAGAACCGCCGGCCCCTCGCCGTCGGCCGGGCTCGGATGGATGGGCCGACGATGGCGCGGGAGGAGAAAGGCAAGGCGATTGAGACCATCCACCACGTCGGGGACGAGATCTGGCGGCTCGGGGAGGAGGAGGCCTGA
- a CDS encoding ATPase domain-containing protein encodes MVHGVDVEWVQTGQGGGVSKQPEELEGELKELRDEVRRLREQVAAFASATKGLARGDERLPTFVGRVDASLEGGVPKGAVIAITGPGGSMKTSLALYILARNRAAGRRGVYVTVEESRESILRTMRHLGLETDEDFIVDISRLRVEREGAEEIRDWLRVLRDFLVRRNQREPISLVVIDTLDVLASMAHLTDVRNELFHFFHFLRSMSVTTYVVAEVDPVRPGVAHDVIFLADGVFELRFSGAGEGKVQLLFRCVKMRHTNHSRDYFVLRYDKGFAARPFETAKPSRWGRGRG; translated from the coding sequence ATGGTGCACGGTGTGGACGTGGAGTGGGTGCAGACGGGGCAGGGCGGGGGCGTTTCGAAACAACCGGAGGAACTCGAGGGGGAGCTGAAAGAACTCCGGGACGAGGTTCGCCGGCTCCGCGAGCAGGTCGCCGCGTTCGCGTCCGCGACGAAAGGACTTGCCCGGGGGGACGAGCGCCTGCCGACGTTCGTCGGGCGCGTCGACGCATCCTTGGAGGGCGGGGTCCCGAAAGGCGCCGTGATCGCGATCACCGGCCCGGGCGGCTCGATGAAGACGTCGCTCGCCCTGTACATCCTCGCCCGGAACCGCGCCGCGGGTCGCCGCGGGGTCTACGTGACCGTCGAGGAGAGCCGGGAGTCGATCTTGCGGACGATGCGCCACCTCGGCCTCGAGACGGACGAAGACTTCATCGTCGACATCTCCCGCCTCCGCGTCGAACGCGAGGGCGCGGAAGAGATCCGCGACTGGCTCCGCGTCCTCCGGGACTTCCTCGTGCGCCGGAACCAGCGGGAGCCGATTTCCCTCGTCGTCATCGACACGCTCGACGTTCTCGCGTCGATGGCCCATCTGACGGACGTTCGGAACGAACTGTTCCACTTCTTCCACTTCCTCCGGTCGATGAGCGTCACGACCTACGTCGTCGCGGAGGTGGACCCGGTGCGGCCCGGCGTCGCGCACGACGTGATCTTCCTCGCCGACGGGGTGTTCGAGTTGCGGTTCAGCGGCGCGGGCGAAGGGAAGGTCCAGCTCCTCTTCCGCTGCGTGAAGATGCGCCACACGAACCACTCCCGGGACTACTTCGTGCTCCGGTACGACAAAGGCTTCGCGGCTCGGCCGTTCGAGACGGCGAAGCCGTCGCGGTGGGGCCGCGGGCGCGGATGA
- a CDS encoding DUF6015 family protein: MAIKTKSERGPAGTLTVDDLTRAIKNSIDRTGMKEEEARAMAQHVLNFFGYSERIIDNVLEPEDRDAFYMLEDSGILTTEREETTLYDGREWRIHYWMFRKDRIAELVEAQKAKEEAEKMGSIYDDVPEDFWASRKEKPGPPKGP; encoded by the coding sequence ATGGCCATCAAGACGAAGTCGGAAAGAGGCCCTGCGGGCACACTGACCGTCGACGACCTCACGCGGGCGATCAAGAACTCGATCGACCGGACCGGCATGAAGGAGGAGGAGGCCCGCGCGATGGCCCAGCACGTCCTCAACTTCTTCGGGTACTCGGAGCGGATCATCGACAACGTCCTCGAGCCGGAAGACCGGGACGCGTTCTACATGCTCGAGGATTCCGGCATCCTGACGACGGAGCGGGAGGAGACGACCCTCTACGACGGCCGGGAGTGGCGGATCCACTACTGGATGTTCCGGAAGGACCGGATCGCCGAGCTCGTCGAGGCGCAGAAGGCGAAGGAAGAGGCCGAGAAGATGGGGTCCATCTACGACGACGTGCCCGAGGACTTCTGGGCATCCCGCAAGGAGAAGCCGGGGCCTCCGAAAGGGCCTTAG
- a CDS encoding CDP-2,3-bis-(O-geranylgeranyl)-sn-glycerol synthase, which produces MALEAIAQALWFFLPAYVANPMAVVFGGGTPIDFGRTLRDGERLFGDGKTWRGLLGGTSSGALLGLVLAVPFNALAPESRWSFGPYADAFVASALLAFGALLGDLVGAFIKRRRHLPRGAKAPGLDQYDFVVGGLLLSLAIPTWSVPRFFSGDALLGLLAIIVITPALHRAVNVVGYRIGKKHEPW; this is translated from the coding sequence ATGGCGCTCGAGGCGATCGCGCAGGCGCTCTGGTTCTTCCTCCCCGCGTACGTCGCGAACCCCATGGCCGTGGTCTTCGGCGGCGGCACGCCAATCGACTTCGGGCGGACGCTGCGCGACGGCGAGAGACTCTTCGGCGACGGGAAGACATGGCGCGGCCTCCTCGGCGGGACCTCGTCAGGCGCGCTGCTCGGCCTCGTGCTGGCGGTTCCATTCAACGCCCTTGCGCCGGAATCGCGTTGGTCGTTCGGACCGTACGCCGATGCGTTCGTCGCATCCGCGCTCCTCGCATTCGGCGCGCTGCTCGGCGACCTCGTTGGTGCGTTCATCAAGCGACGCAGGCACCTGCCGCGCGGCGCGAAGGCCCCGGGCCTCGACCAGTACGACTTCGTCGTCGGCGGTCTCCTGCTGAGCCTCGCGATTCCCACATGGTCGGTGCCGAGGTTCTTCTCCGGCGACGCGCTCCTCGGCCTCCTCGCCATCATCGTCATTACGCCGGCGCTTCATCGGGCCGTGAACGTCGTCGGATACCGGATCGGGAAGAAACATGAACCCTGGTGA
- a CDS encoding DUF61 family protein: MESPGRVDRWIAFELGRLNAGLVVEKKSLARLLGEANPACRTREGDEHPFDRAALDRLAAVLTRDEANALRLPITFLVSGDLDDSAILTDALAAKALRAVETFERAFPFREGRMIVPHSLALDVVRRHGGTVQLAFG; the protein is encoded by the coding sequence ATGGAGAGTCCGGGGAGGGTCGATCGGTGGATCGCCTTCGAGCTGGGCCGGCTGAACGCCGGTCTCGTCGTCGAGAAGAAGAGCCTCGCCCGGCTCCTCGGCGAAGCGAATCCCGCGTGCCGCACCCGGGAGGGGGATGAGCACCCGTTCGACCGCGCGGCGCTCGACCGCCTCGCGGCCGTCCTCACGCGGGACGAGGCAAACGCGTTGCGCCTCCCGATCACGTTCCTCGTTTCCGGCGACTTGGACGATAGCGCGATCCTGACGGACGCGCTCGCCGCGAAAGCGCTGCGGGCGGTCGAGACGTTCGAACGGGCCTTCCCGTTCCGCGAGGGGCGGATGATCGTGCCCCATTCGCTCGCCCTGGACGTCGTGCGCCGCCACGGCGGGACGGTGCAGCTCGCGTTCGGCTAA
- a CDS encoding ATPase domain-containing protein: MDRLKTYVEGFDDALGGGIPRGSVVLVAGTPGTMKTALTFSILYENVRAGSKALYISLEESQEDLRAAMTDLGMTGLDDMELYVLDIGRIRLEHKDEELSKNWLDVLQKYIDQRVRVNGFDLVAVDSLAALYSLSHLANPRRDLFHFFGFLKALKATCFLISDVPSGSNGKLTAFEEEFLADGILSLRHVERGEADVQLRLRCVKMRRARHEHGYYALTRDDGRFRVARATSQ; the protein is encoded by the coding sequence ATGGACCGTCTCAAGACGTACGTCGAAGGGTTCGACGACGCCCTCGGCGGCGGCATCCCCCGCGGGTCCGTCGTGCTCGTCGCCGGCACCCCGGGCACGATGAAGACCGCGCTGACCTTCTCGATCCTTTACGAGAACGTCAGGGCGGGCTCGAAGGCGCTGTACATCTCCCTCGAGGAGAGCCAGGAGGACCTCCGGGCGGCGATGACGGACCTCGGGATGACCGGCCTGGACGACATGGAGCTGTACGTCCTCGACATCGGCCGGATCCGGCTCGAGCACAAGGACGAGGAGCTGTCGAAGAACTGGCTCGACGTGCTGCAGAAGTACATCGACCAGCGCGTCCGCGTCAACGGGTTCGACCTCGTCGCCGTCGACAGCCTTGCGGCTTTGTACAGCCTGAGCCACCTCGCGAACCCGCGGCGCGACTTGTTCCACTTCTTCGGGTTCCTCAAGGCCCTCAAGGCCACGTGCTTCCTGATCTCCGACGTCCCGTCCGGGTCGAACGGCAAGCTCACGGCGTTCGAGGAGGAGTTCCTCGCCGACGGCATCCTGTCTCTGCGCCACGTCGAGAGGGGCGAGGCGGACGTGCAGCTGCGCCTGCGGTGCGTCAAGATGCGGCGGGCGCGGCACGAGCACGGCTACTACGCGCTGACGCGGGACGACGGCCGCTTCCGGGTCGCCCGGGCGACGTCACAGTGA
- a CDS encoding NAD(P)/FAD-dependent oxidoreductase — protein sequence MAYDVIVVGGGPSGLTAGVYARTRKLSTLILEAQATGGQLEWLYPTKSVYDYPSYIAIEGGELGQLFVLHSRESGAEMRAEEVVDIQRQPSGFRVVTRQGNTYEARTIILAMGMGLFEPKRLGVPGEAELEGAGVASRVRDWREYKDKRVLVVGGGDSALEIALEIVATAKEVLLVHRRAEFRAMEKNVEAVLASPVQVLIDSEVTSIEGRDKVERAVVYDNRTLKKKVLDVDAVIVNIGFEPKITPLPKWGIALEGERLIKVRADMSTSVPGIYACGDIVSYPGKDKRIVTGCGEAVTAVMSVYKYLKQPYWA from the coding sequence ATGGCCTACGACGTCATCGTGGTCGGCGGCGGTCCCTCCGGGCTCACGGCCGGCGTGTACGCCCGGACCCGGAAGCTCTCGACGCTCATCTTGGAGGCGCAGGCGACGGGGGGCCAGCTCGAATGGCTCTATCCGACGAAGTCCGTCTACGACTATCCGAGCTACATCGCAATCGAGGGGGGCGAACTCGGGCAGCTGTTCGTGCTGCATTCGCGGGAGAGCGGGGCGGAGATGCGGGCGGAAGAAGTCGTGGACATCCAACGCCAGCCGTCCGGTTTCAGGGTCGTGACCCGCCAGGGGAACACCTACGAGGCCCGCACGATCATCCTCGCGATGGGGATGGGGCTCTTCGAGCCGAAACGGCTCGGCGTCCCCGGCGAGGCCGAACTCGAGGGGGCCGGCGTCGCGTCGCGCGTCCGGGACTGGCGCGAGTACAAGGACAAGCGGGTGCTCGTCGTCGGCGGCGGCGACAGCGCGCTCGAGATCGCGTTGGAGATCGTCGCGACCGCGAAGGAGGTGCTGCTGGTCCACCGCCGCGCGGAGTTCCGGGCGATGGAGAAGAACGTCGAGGCCGTCTTGGCGAGCCCGGTCCAAGTGCTCATCGACTCCGAGGTGACGAGCATCGAGGGACGCGACAAGGTCGAACGCGCGGTCGTGTACGACAACCGCACCCTGAAGAAGAAAGTCCTCGACGTCGACGCGGTGATCGTGAACATCGGCTTCGAGCCCAAGATAACGCCGCTCCCGAAATGGGGGATCGCCTTGGAGGGCGAGCGGCTGATCAAGGTCCGCGCAGACATGTCGACCTCGGTGCCCGGCATCTACGCGTGCGGGGACATCGTCTCATATCCGGGCAAAGACAAGCGGATCGTCACGGGATGCGGCGAGGCCGTGACCGCCGTGATGTCCGTGTACAAGTACCTCAAGCAGCCGTACTGGGCGTGA
- a CDS encoding NAD(P)-dependent glycerol-1-phosphate dehydrogenase, whose amino-acid sequence MDVESFSKTKAMELPRNVVVGHDAVHQVGEVCQSLKLGKRALIVADETTMKIAGAIVEKELGARKIKTAVFLIPDATTAEVREAEEKIRKGTFDFALGVGGGRSIDVAKCASYNAGVPFVSVPTAASHDGVVSSRASILKDGEKVSLAAQTPIAVIMDTAIIAESPFRLMAAGCGDIISNLVAVKDWALARNLRNEYYSSYAAALSELAARLIIENASTIKPRLEESAWFVCKALVSSGVAMSIAGSSRPASGSEHKFSHALDQLAKKPALHGEQCGVGTIMMMYLHGGKWEEVREALLAIGAPTTARSLGVTDDEVLQALVHAHEVNKERYTILGDEGLTAEAAERLAKITKVI is encoded by the coding sequence ATAGACGTGGAATCCTTCTCCAAGACGAAGGCGATGGAGCTGCCCCGGAACGTCGTCGTCGGACACGACGCGGTCCATCAAGTCGGCGAGGTGTGCCAGTCCCTCAAGCTCGGGAAGCGCGCGCTGATCGTCGCGGACGAGACGACGATGAAGATCGCCGGCGCGATTGTCGAGAAAGAACTCGGGGCGCGCAAAATCAAGACGGCGGTGTTTCTGATCCCCGACGCGACGACGGCGGAGGTCCGCGAGGCGGAGGAGAAGATCCGCAAGGGGACGTTCGACTTCGCCCTCGGCGTCGGCGGCGGCCGGTCGATCGACGTGGCGAAGTGCGCGTCCTACAACGCGGGCGTGCCGTTCGTCAGCGTGCCGACGGCCGCGAGCCACGACGGCGTCGTGTCGTCGCGCGCCTCGATCCTGAAGGACGGGGAGAAGGTGAGCCTCGCGGCGCAGACGCCGATCGCCGTGATCATGGACACCGCGATCATCGCGGAATCCCCGTTCCGCCTCATGGCAGCGGGGTGCGGGGACATCATCTCGAACCTCGTCGCGGTGAAGGATTGGGCGCTCGCGCGGAACCTGCGGAACGAGTACTACTCGTCGTACGCGGCCGCGCTGAGCGAGCTCGCCGCACGCCTCATCATCGAGAACGCGTCGACGATCAAGCCGCGGCTCGAGGAGAGCGCGTGGTTCGTCTGCAAGGCCCTCGTGTCGAGCGGGGTCGCGATGTCGATCGCCGGTTCCTCCCGCCCGGCCAGCGGGAGCGAGCACAAGTTCTCCCATGCCCTCGACCAGCTCGCGAAGAAGCCCGCGCTGCACGGCGAGCAGTGCGGCGTCGGCACGATCATGATGATGTACCTCCACGGAGGGAAGTGGGAGGAGGTCCGCGAAGCGCTCTTGGCGATCGGCGCTCCGACGACCGCGCGGTCGCTCGGGGTGACGGACGACGAGGTCCTCCAGGCGCTCGTGCACGCGCACGAGGTCAACAAGGAACGGTACACGATCCTCGGGGACGAGGGCCTCACCGCCGAAGCGGCGGAACGCCTCGCGAAGATTACGAAGGTCATCTGA
- the sepF gene encoding cell division protein SepF has protein sequence MAFIKKPFRRLAEGGAAEADTYIDLAELSFEGEGGALGEPVEHLVKVAEVYRYEDVGDLTTHVYNGNILLIDYTSLASDELALKRITAELKSAVRDCGGDVAVVGKNILMATPAGIKIDRAKIKGAF, from the coding sequence ATGGCCTTTATCAAAAAGCCATTTAGACGACTGGCCGAAGGCGGTGCCGCGGAGGCGGATACATACATCGACTTGGCCGAGCTGAGCTTCGAAGGCGAGGGCGGAGCGCTGGGTGAGCCCGTCGAACACCTGGTCAAGGTCGCGGAGGTCTACCGCTACGAGGACGTCGGCGACCTGACGACGCACGTGTACAACGGGAACATCCTGCTCATCGACTACACGAGCCTCGCGAGCGACGAGCTCGCGCTGAAGCGGATAACGGCGGAGCTGAAGAGCGCCGTCCGCGACTGCGGCGGCGACGTCGCCGTCGTGGGGAAGAACATCCTCATGGCGACGCCCGCCGGGATCAAGATCGACCGCGCGAAGATCAAGGGCGCGTTCTGA
- a CDS encoding ATPase domain-containing protein, producing MDVEVPILETYVDGLDRALGGGIPIGSTILVAGTPGTMKTSLILWMMHENARLKGTKSLYVSLEQDMDSLRAGAHRMGMKGLHESTVYILDMGQLRRGLHRAESSKDWFTILLEIIKEAVNSSGYQVLALDSLEALYALSEIKTPRREMFHFLGSLKELGLTTFLISETPFGSGRLAQWGEDFLADGILNLRQVEVGETEVQLRLRCVKMRWMNHDHDALALNHDGQKFFVTHVISKKK from the coding sequence ATGGACGTAGAGGTCCCTATTCTCGAGACGTATGTCGACGGGTTGGACCGTGCACTCGGCGGCGGCATCCCGATTGGGAGCACGATCCTCGTGGCCGGTACGCCGGGCACGATGAAGACGTCGCTCATCCTGTGGATGATGCACGAGAACGCCCGGCTGAAAGGCACCAAGTCGCTCTACGTCAGCCTGGAGCAAGACATGGACAGCCTGCGGGCCGGGGCGCACCGGATGGGGATGAAGGGCCTCCACGAGTCGACGGTCTACATCCTGGACATGGGCCAGCTGCGGCGGGGCCTGCACCGCGCCGAGTCGTCGAAAGACTGGTTCACGATCCTCCTCGAGATCATCAAGGAGGCGGTCAACTCGAGCGGATACCAGGTCCTCGCGCTCGACAGCCTCGAGGCGCTCTACGCCCTCTCGGAGATCAAGACGCCCCGGAGGGAGATGTTCCACTTCCTCGGATCCCTGAAGGAACTCGGCTTGACGACGTTCCTGATCTCCGAGACGCCGTTCGGCTCGGGGCGGCTCGCGCAGTGGGGGGAAGACTTCCTCGCGGACGGCATCCTCAACCTGCGGCAGGTCGAGGTCGGGGAGACGGAGGTCCAGTTGCGCCTGCGGTGCGTCAAAATGCGGTGGATGAACCACGACCACGACGCGCTCGCGCTGAACCACGACGGGCAGAAATTCTTCGTCACCCACGTGATCTCCAAGAAGAAGTAG
- a CDS encoding zinc ribbon domain-containing protein — MREPGHPSRAAGAVSASIPCPICGFENEPGWTYCENCGAIAPSAVGPPPWEAARRTQIDRTKSGVLVLLAGVLLSWIPVTLLGAIGGILTLIGAILVIVGRKAFGTAHRRKVVVSVVLFCVGLATAVIGAVVILVVAVGEVRPGMTEAQLTLLLGNAFTNLLIVAAAGSFVSGLASVFFTYALQKTEGRVVLWAAYGATVGVQIAVLAATLPLVPTLASQVAHEIVTTGTVDSAELGDAVGGAGMGLSLLSVVPAVLYAAAYYLAWRRIDRGEVPAPPTVPTSAPPAPPTAPPINPV; from the coding sequence TTGCGGGAGCCGGGCCATCCGTCCCGCGCGGCGGGAGCGGTGTCGGCGTCGATTCCCTGTCCGATATGCGGGTTCGAGAACGAGCCCGGCTGGACGTACTGCGAGAACTGCGGCGCGATCGCGCCATCCGCAGTCGGCCCCCCGCCATGGGAGGCCGCACGTCGAACGCAGATTGACCGGACGAAGTCCGGCGTCCTCGTGCTCCTGGCCGGCGTGCTGCTGTCGTGGATCCCGGTCACGCTCCTCGGGGCGATCGGAGGGATTCTCACGCTGATCGGCGCGATCCTCGTCATCGTCGGCCGGAAGGCGTTCGGGACGGCGCATCGCCGCAAAGTGGTCGTGTCGGTCGTCCTCTTTTGCGTCGGGCTCGCGACCGCTGTCATCGGCGCGGTCGTCATCCTCGTCGTCGCCGTGGGGGAGGTGCGGCCCGGGATGACCGAGGCGCAGCTTACACTTCTCCTGGGCAACGCGTTCACGAACCTCCTGATCGTGGCGGCCGCCGGCTCGTTCGTCAGCGGGCTCGCGTCCGTGTTCTTCACGTACGCGTTGCAGAAGACGGAGGGTCGCGTCGTCCTCTGGGCCGCTTACGGGGCGACCGTCGGCGTGCAGATCGCGGTCCTCGCGGCGACCCTCCCGCTCGTCCCGACCCTCGCCTCGCAGGTCGCGCACGAGATCGTCACGACGGGCACGGTCGACTCGGCGGAACTCGGGGACGCGGTGGGCGGGGCGGGAATGGGGCTGTCCCTCCTGAGCGTCGTCCCGGCGGTCCTGTACGCCGCGGCGTACTACCTCGCGTGGAGGCGGATCGACCGAGGCGAGGTCCCGGCGCCGCCGACCGTTCCAACTTCCGCTCCCCCCGCGCCGCCGACGGCGCCGCCCATCAACCCGGTCTGA